The Fusobacterium sp. DD2 genomic interval AGGCTAAGGTCTTTTTAATCTCGTTAAGGTCAGTGGAACGAAATGCAAATTTTAAGCCGAGGTTATTTTTCAGTTTTTCATCTAAGAGGTCGTCTGTATTTTGGGTCACGAAATATACCCCAGCGTTCATAGCACGACCAGCCCGAACCAGCTTCATAGATAGTGTTTTTCCTTGTGCTACCTGTAAAAAGCTCCATGCTTCGTCTAAATCTACAATCTTGAAAATGCTTCGGTCTGTATGGATAAAGTCTAAAGCAAAGGTACTAATGACAATCAGCATAGCAACGGATAAAAGCTCCATAGTGGTATATTCCTCAAAGGAAGTTTCCTTGTCGGGAAGTACCAAGTCCGCAACCTGTATAATGTTCAGTTGTTTTTCTAAGCTGATAGACTGCTCCACATAACCATTACTGAATAATAAATGTGCAAAGTCATAGTCTGTAAAACTTTCGATATGGTCGGCTATACTGGTACTTAGTGGCGTATTCTCAACCCGTAATTCCTCAATCACTTTCATCAACCCTCGTACTTCACTATTGGTTACTGCACGAATGGCTTTTCTAAGGATTGGGAAGCGTTCCCCATCACGAGAGGAAATCCCCGTAAGGAATGTCAGAATATCAATAGCCAGTGATTCAGAATCTTTGGGATTTTTCATAATCACATAAGGGTCAAGTAAGCCTTTGTTTTTCTCATCAGAAGTCAGAGTGACGATATTGATTTCATGGGAAATCTCTGGCAAGGTTTCTTTCCATCTGCCACGTTCTGCTTTTGGGTCTACAATCACTGCTTGTGCCCCATAAAGCACCGCATAATAGACGATAAGGTTATTCGCAAAGGATTTACCACCACCCAGCGAATCAACAAAAGCCGACGCTAACGCATTGGTTACTGAACCCTTAACCCCTTGACTGGCAAGAGCAGGTTTCAGATAGACATTGCGTCCAGTATCTAAGCTGTAGCCAACATAAATCCCCTCATTTTCCCCCAGCATTTGAGTAGCACCAAAACCTAAACCAGCGAGGAAATCAGAGGTCACGTATTGAATATAATCATTCATATAACGCTTGCTGGCAGGTAAAAATTCTTCATGTAAGCCGAGCATATCCCCAAATGGTCGTACCAGTTTTACGCTTAAATCGTCATAAAAATCTTTCACTTCATTACAACGACGTTTGAGTTCGTCAAGATCATTTGCTGATACCCTTACCACATAAGACAGCTTGTACATAGATTCCTTGCTTTGGTCTAAATTGGTTTCCAGCTCATTCACACTTTCCAGAGCTTCCGCCACATTGGAGCTGGTTTCATTATCACTTTGCCAAGCGTGGTTATCCAAGTCTTTCAGTTCTTTCTTTTTATTGCGGACAGTAGATAGGGCTTTACGATTCGCTACAATTTCCACATTCATTGACGTATCAATCGGGAATGTAAATTGCTGTTGCTGGTAGTAGAAGATTTCAGAGGACGGGAAGTCCAGTTCTCCGACAATGCTGTTAATGGTAAAGTAAGCTACATAGACGGTTTCATCTTCCTGCTGGATTTTCAAATATCGCTGTTTTTCTTCCACCAAACAGCGAGTAGGCTTAATCAAGTCATAGTATTTAATCAGCGTTTCATTATCCAGCTTTTTCTTTGATAGATGGTACTCATACTCTTCATAGGCAGTGCCTGTCTGTCCGTAAAGGTGTTCAATCAGATAGCCGAAGTCGTCCTTATCTAACCTGCGGATTTTGAAACGACGAGAGATTTTATTTTCTAAGAGCTTTTCCATCTTCTGAAAACGCAGGATTTCATCATTACTCATACTAACAAAATCGCCCATCAGCTTATGGTTCACATCATAGACAAAATCAGACAAAGCATTTTTTGCTTCAACGGTAAGACTTTTCATAGAAAACTCCTGATCGTTGAGAAGCAACTTAAAGCCGATAAAGAAACGGTAGTTCACTTGATTTTCGCCAATCATGGATATTAAAGCGTCTGTCTGTTGGTCGATTTTGTCATAGGCAACCGCTTTGAGCTTGCCAGTGACTTCATTTTTGGAACGCTCTTGTGCAGAACGTATGCTGGATTCTGTACTGATTTGTAAAGCATGAATTTTGCCATCACGATTTTGTGCGATAAGCTGTCTGAAAGAATCATGCACTTGTATTTTCTGTTCTGGACTTAGAAATGAGTAATTGTAAGGAACAAGCTCATAGTAAGCATAACATTCCCCGTCTTTATTCCAGACGAGATTGTTTTCAATGTATTTAATTGGATATGCCATAAAATTCACTCCTAACTGCTGTAATGGCTTCTTGTGGCTGGTTTCTGCCAAGCGTTACTTTTTTTCCTGCATAGGTCAGCTTTGGTCGCAGTGCATAAGCAATGACAGACTTCAAAAATCCATAAGGCTTTTTACCATCAAAAGTTTTTGTAGACATAAACCATGTGAAAGCCACAGGAATCCCAAAGTATTTGAGAAATGCTCCCTCTATCATGGAAAGAGGGGGCAAGTTGCCAAGTATCATCACTGCAAAGAGTGACACGACAAACCATGTCATTTGCGTAAAGGTTATGGGAAACGGAAGTCTAAAATCATTGATAGAATACAGTACCTTTTCCACAGACCAGATACTGGTATAGCTTCGTATTTTCTTCATGTAATCAATCCTTTCATAAAAAATAGGGGTAGCTGATTGAGCCACCCCGTAAAATAGAAAATCTGCCAGTAGTAATGTACCGACAGATTTAATAGACGATTTCAAAAATCCCATGATTGGTTGAGATAAACGTTCCTGAAAGGTCTAAATCCCGACCATAGGCTTGATAATCAATATAGTTTTGAAGACTAGCTGGTACTTCGCCTAAAGCACCCGTTTCTTCAATGTAGTAGCGTGCCACGTCATACATATCATCACAATCGGAATGAATGATAATATCCTCTTGATGTTCGCTTAGTTCTTCAATGCTTGAAAAATGAGTGAGCAGAGCAGATAGCTCCGATTGTAATTCTTCGGGTAATTCCGATACCATTTCCCATAGTCGATTGAGTTCGCCAATGGAAGTGTATTCGTCAACCGTAAAGGGTAACTCGTAGTCATGAATGGCGTATTCCTCATATTCATCATTCAAGCCGATTTTCTCTTTGACTTCCTCAAAGTCAATGGGAAAGGTAAACCACGCACCGACCAATTCGCCCTCATTGTATTTGCCTAAATTCGCAATATAGACTTGCATATCGTCCATATATTCACGTCCTTTCTTTGTAGAGATTCAAAAATCCCTACCGCACTTCGTTTGGTGTACCATTCCTTTGCGGAACATAAGAAAACCACTTATATTCCACAAAAGAACGGTTTTATTTAAGCACCAATAATGCGATTGAATAGCTCTAGTAAAATGTCTTTTACTCCAGCAGCGTTGAAGACTAAGCCAACCGCAATAATCGCAATAATTAAAAAGCCAATCAGTTTGCTAAACTCACGCTTGAAGCCAAGATACAAGCCAATCACAACGATTGCTAAAAGCACCAGTGATTGAGCGTTTGATAGAAACCAGTTATAAAGGTTTTGTCCAAAATTCATAAAAATGTTCTCCTCTCTATATTCAATGAATTTGTATTTGAGTTATTTTTTTGTTGTTATCACGTCCTGTTCTTTTACTGACTGTTGCTTCAAAATCTGCTTGTGTCGGTCTGTCAGTTTCGCATGGTCGAGAATGTCTTTTACAACCTGCGTCTGGTTGATTTCATCAAGTTTAATCGCAACCTTTAAGGTCGGGGCAACTTGATGAGATAGCCAGTTCAGCGTCCTTTGGAAGGAGTAAGGCTCTGGTTTTGTGGTTAGTTTTAATCGTTCACGATTGTTCCCAATAAACCAAGCCCATTCTTCATTCAGTTTCCAATCAGAACGAGGTTTGGAATCGTCTTTATCTACAAAACGGATATACCGATTGATAATTTTAAAGGCGGTATGCTCTGGATTGTCATAGACGAGTAAATCACGGACTGCATAATAGGCACGCTCATTTTTCAATCGAATCTCAAAACGGTTTTTTACTTCTGCGTCTTCAATGGGAATATCATTTTTCTTGTACTGCTCGTAGTCCTTTTCATAGATACAGAAATAAACTTCACTTTGTAATGAACCGATATAGAGGGTGTTTCCCATACATTCCTTTTCCTCTTTGCGTACCAGTTCGCCACTGCGATAGCTTTTAAAACTGCGGAAGACGGAGATACATTCTTCCTGTTGGCACTTTTCAGTGAGTACAGGGATATTTAAAATCCCTGTCTTATCGTTAATGGCAAGGTCAAGGCGTTTCATCACACCGCCAGCCACCAAAACGTCCATAAAGAACTCATACCAGCTTCTTTGTTGTGCCAGAAGATAGCTTTCAAATTGTCTGCACCCACGACCTTTCAATTCCACCAGAACTCCTTTGTCCAGTTCATGGGAGCAAAGGACGAATATGTCGCCTAAAGCATAATGCTCTGAATAAGAATAGAAACCATAGTCCTCATGAAGAAAATAGGACAGTTTCAGTTGTAAGATGTTTTCGACCACCTGCTGTACGTC includes:
- a CDS encoding conjugal transfer protein, with product MKKIRSYTSIWSVEKVLYSINDFRLPFPITFTQMTWFVVSLFAVMILGNLPPLSMIEGAFLKYFGIPVAFTWFMSTKTFDGKKPYGFLKSVIAYALRPKLTYAGKKVTLGRNQPQEAITAVRSEFYGISN
- a CDS encoding antirestriction protein ArdA, which translates into the protein MDDMQVYIANLGKYNEGELVGAWFTFPIDFEEVKEKIGLNDEYEEYAIHDYELPFTVDEYTSIGELNRLWEMVSELPEELQSELSALLTHFSSIEELSEHQEDIIIHSDCDDMYDVARYYIEETGALGEVPASLQNYIDYQAYGRDLDLSGTFISTNHGIFEIVY
- a CDS encoding ATP-binding protein codes for the protein MAYPIKYIENNLVWNKDGECYAYYELVPYNYSFLSPEQKIQVHDSFRQLIAQNRDGKIHALQISTESSIRSAQERSKNEVTGKLKAVAYDKIDQQTDALISMIGENQVNYRFFIGFKLLLNDQEFSMKSLTVEAKNALSDFVYDVNHKLMGDFVSMSNDEILRFQKMEKLLENKISRRFKIRRLDKDDFGYLIEHLYGQTGTAYEEYEYHLSKKKLDNETLIKYYDLIKPTRCLVEEKQRYLKIQQEDETVYVAYFTINSIVGELDFPSSEIFYYQQQQFTFPIDTSMNVEIVANRKALSTVRNKKKELKDLDNHAWQSDNETSSNVAEALESVNELETNLDQSKESMYKLSYVVRVSANDLDELKRRCNEVKDFYDDLSVKLVRPFGDMLGLHEEFLPASKRYMNDYIQYVTSDFLAGLGFGATQMLGENEGIYVGYSLDTGRNVYLKPALASQGVKGSVTNALASAFVDSLGGGKSFANNLIVYYAVLYGAQAVIVDPKAERGRWKETLPEISHEINIVTLTSDEKNKGLLDPYVIMKNPKDSESLAIDILTFLTGISSRDGERFPILRKAIRAVTNSEVRGLMKVIEELRVENTPLSTSIADHIESFTDYDFAHLLFSNGYVEQSISLEKQLNIIQVADLVLPDKETSFEEYTTMELLSVAMLIVISTFALDFIHTDRSIFKIVDLDEAWSFLQVAQGKTLSMKLVRAGRAMNAGVYFVTQNTDDLLDEKLKNNLGLKFAFRSTDLNEIKKTLAFFGVDPEDENNQKRLRDLENGQCLISDLYGRVGVIQFHPVFEELLHAFDTRPPVRKEV
- the mobT gene encoding MobT family relaxase, which produces MEGFLLNEQTWLQHLKEKRLAYGLSQNRLAVATGITRQYLSDIETGKVKPSEDLQQSLWEALERFNPDAPLEMLFDYVRIRFPTTDVQQVVENILQLKLSYFLHEDYGFYSYSEHYALGDIFVLCSHELDKGVLVELKGRGCRQFESYLLAQQRSWYEFFMDVLVAGGVMKRLDLAINDKTGILNIPVLTEKCQQEECISVFRSFKSYRSGELVRKEEKECMGNTLYIGSLQSEVYFCIYEKDYEQYKKNDIPIEDAEVKNRFEIRLKNERAYYAVRDLLVYDNPEHTAFKIINRYIRFVDKDDSKPRSDWKLNEEWAWFIGNNRERLKLTTKPEPYSFQRTLNWLSHQVAPTLKVAIKLDEINQTQVVKDILDHAKLTDRHKQILKQQSVKEQDVITTKK